A window from Vanessa cardui chromosome 21, ilVanCard2.1, whole genome shotgun sequence encodes these proteins:
- the LOC124538854 gene encoding peroxisomal biogenesis factor 3 → MFSMIKNFLQRHKRKFIVTGAVFGSLYLLMGYAQKRLREWQEKEAKKFFEMTRKKQHFESTERTCNQTILSLSKIVSESILSILNTEEIIQKLQDNPDNKLALWEQMKVMIFTRICVLIYALSILNVTLRVQLNIIGGYLYRDSMHEDEPLIDSELQAKYLSLCHHFVGPGVEDLARQIERAVKRVVEPISLKKKITLQEVEQVFWSIQTILCTDTNDGDPIKKMVHYLVDHTEINDARFDTIVKETMDILESDEVMSVAMSTVSRSFSSVVDEVANLFTVKWVPTKKNHLEVIEDHVITNGALKLGGNTDPFIDVNKLDMHFVKLLPVVNELITKNTCKSNTNIPDLLTQQLTLNEKLKVLGANVYEVFSNI, encoded by the coding sequence atgttttctatgaTTAAGAACTTTTTGCAACGTCATAAGAGGAAATTTATAGTCACTGGTGCTGTGTTTGGCTCTTTATATTTGCTTATGGGCTATGCTCAAAAGAGACTTAGGGAATGGCAAGAAAAAGAAGCAAAAAAATTCTTTGAAATGACTCGTAAAAAGCAACACTTTGAAAGTACTGAAAGAACATGTAATCAAACCATACTTTCACTATCGAAAATAGTCTCTGAAAGTATTTTAAGTATACTTAACACTGAAGAGATTATACAAAAGTTGCAAGATAATCCTGATAATAAACTTGCTTTATGGGAACAAATGAAAGTAATGATCTTTACTAGGATTTGTGTCTTAATATATGCTTTGtctattttaaatgtcacaTTACGAGTACAGTTGAATATAATTGGTGGCTATCTGTACAGAGATTCTATGCATGAAGATGAACCTCTTATAGATAGCGAGCTACAAGCAAAATACTTGTCTCTCTGTCATCATTTTGTTGGCCCAGGAGTTGAAGATTTAGCCAGGCAAATAGAAAGAGCTGTTAAAAGGGTTGTAGAGCCGatttctttaaaaaagaaaatcactTTACAGGAAGTTGAACAAGTGTTTTGGTCCATACAAACAATTTTGTGCACAGATACTAATGATGGTGACCCCATTAAAAAGATGGTTCATTATTTGGTGGACCATACTGAAATAAATGATGCTAGATTTGATACAATTGTTAAAGAAACAATGGACATTTTAGAGAGTGATGAAGTAATGTCAGTTGCTATGTCTACAGTTAGTAGAAGTTTTTCTTCTGTTGTGGATGAAGTTGCCAACTTATTCACTGTCAAATGGGTACCGACTAAGAAAAATCACTTAGAAGTAATCGAAGATCATGTTATTACAAATGGAGCCTTGAAATTAGGAGGCAATACAGATCCATTTATTGATGTGAACAAGCTCGATATGCACTTTGTAAAGCTTTTGCCAGTGGTTAATgaacttattacaaaaaatacttgCAAAAGCAACACCAACATTCCAGACTTACTTACCCAACAGCTTACATTAAACGAAAAGTTAAAAGTTCTTGGTGCAAATGTATATGAAGTGTTTagcaatatataa
- the LOC124538785 gene encoding proteasome assembly chaperone 2, with the protein MDKSTIWKFCDENPLNEYTLIVPSVAVGNVGQLSCDLLISSLSMVKIASVYSTAQIPVIGSDPYNLKSGCLSTSCEIYKSVSKKVCVLQLKSPLIFKYAKKFLEEVIEIFKEKFIKDVIILSSSYAHEKKHILSSPFRYVISEGSSYADKIRNADIVKHEDDTGELKIFGGGFASLLYKICQESNIPCLVLYKYCSEGDNIPDAYDMIKILMTVCPLFSEETDLFTHLKQPVSWTLLFGRPPPQNVY; encoded by the coding sequence atgGATAAGAGCACTATATGGAAATTTTGTGATGAGAACCCTCTTAATGAATATACCTTAATCGTTCCAAGTGTTGCTGTTGGGAACGTCGGTCAACTTTCATGTGACTTGCTTATTTCCTCATTAAGTATGGTGAAAATAGCATCGGTATACAGTACAGCACAAATTCCTGTAATAGGAAGTGATCCATACAATTTAAAATCTGGATGTCTTTCAACGTCCTGCGAAATTTATAAGTCGGTGTCCAAAAAAGTATGTGTCCTACAACTAAAATCGCCgctgatttttaaatacgccAAAAAATTTCTCGAAGaagtaatagaaatatttaaagagaaatttataaaagacgTGATTATTTTATCTAGTAGTTATGCACATGAAAAGAAGCACATTCTTTCTTCGCCATTTAGATATGTCATAAGTGAAGGAAGTTCATATGCAGACAAGATAAGAAATGCGGACATAGTAAAACATGAGGATGATACtggtgaattaaaaatatttggtggGGGATTTGCATCATTACTGTATAAAATATGTCAAGAAAGTAACATACCGTGTttagtattgtataaatattgttcGGAAGGTGACAATATACCAGATGCTTATGACATGATTAAGATATTAATGACTGTGTGCCCTTTATTTTCTGAAGAAACGGACTTGTTCACACATCTGAAACAACCTGTCTCTTGGACGTTGCTCTTTGGTAGACCTCCACCTCAAAATGTTTACTGA